In Dermacentor silvarum isolate Dsil-2018 chromosome 10, BIME_Dsil_1.4, whole genome shotgun sequence, the genomic stretch CACGCTCTACAGAATAGACAAGCCTGCCATCGTCGCAAGACCCAATTCGCCTGGAAGCAACACTATCTGGTACTGGGACATCACTATCTTCACACCGGTGCGATGTTCTCGTCTGCAGGACACATTCGCGATGAATATTCTTCGGGGGCAACAAGAAGTCTAAGACCGGCCGGCCACCTGTGCTGAGCTGGAATGATGCCAGAGGCACCCCGTACATCACCTCCTCTCTCCCTCTGCTCAGGGGAGGCGCGTTCAGCACCTAAGGTCGCGTCTCCGTTTTCTGAGCACCCTTGCGATGAAGCGCATTTATCTGCTGCAGCAATGCTGCTGCCATCATCAGATGACATCAGCGAAGACTGACAGCCCTTTTGGGGCGAGCTGACCAGTGCTAATTCTAGTTCATGCGGACGAGCGACAGCGTTGGCTGTATCAGCTTCTTCGCGAATGTGTGTCGAAGTCGTTGTGCCTTCTTCACTGCAATAGAACTCGGAAATGGTAGCTGCGTTCGCAGAACTCTTAGGAGCTTCTGGTTGAGCGAAGTCTCGACGCCCGATACTAGCGCTCGTTGCATTGGCCTGTTTTTGTTTACTGCCGCACTCAACTCTCCAGCTCCAAGTGACTGGTACACTCGATTGGGGTCGGAAGCGAACACGTCGCACCATCCAAGTCACGCCCATAACCCACTGAGCTAGGAGACGAAATCGGTGAGCCACTTGTTGATGGACAATCATTTTCCGTCAGGTCTATGAATACATCACGCCGACAAGCCCCGATCTCATCTGTGTGAACACCTTCGCGATACGTTGAGGACAGGACACATATATTGGCATGAGAATCCCAGTTCCCTGTGTCAAAACGTGGCCCCACGTATACAGCACAATTTGAACGAACACCACCGCTTTCCACTACAGGATCCTTAAACACCGCCGTTTCCATCGCGACGGGCTTCGGCTCCACTTTCACAGAAACACGCTCGACTGTACCCCGACTGGGCGGGTCTTCCGTTACGGTACATGCGATCTCACTGGAACCAGGGACGGTAGCCGACGTCGTCATTATCCCCTGCAATGTTGAGTAATCCCAATAAACGTCGtcgctatacaaaaaaaaaaaaaaaaggtgtcagACCATGCAATCCGCTACGGTAATGTGGTACATACAATAAATACACTCAAAGTACTCACCTGGGGATCAGTTGAGTCGCAGTTGTGAAGCAGTCGACCTCCGCCCTTTGCGGCAGCAGACGGTTGCACGAGCGCAACAAGTCCAACGGGCCCACCGAAAGGCGTTTCGTCCCACGACGCTCCCAGTGAATGAAACTGCACTTCGGGTCCGATGATGCCAGTGCTTGTGATGACATGGTTCTTCGATGCCTTTTTGTTAGATA encodes the following:
- the LOC125941033 gene encoding uncharacterized protein LOC125941033, translating into MSQGGDTPETPCADTEEDASAATEASKGCAGYRCEERVNASSVESLASVVVSAGRKRRVPRGITTNQQVRASQVGKKLGSVYLKPRQVQRVSRLSNRTFSQKTFVRVKVVRRLLAVRPKYSRDVPDLKEHRRQSVEGCLRAGNNSKARRDKAPSKNGRRQVVDRGSPAPAKQRTRSVSKTVAAKKSALSRTCSVSNKKASKNHVITSTGIIGPEVQFHSLGASWDETPFGGPVGLVALVQPSAAAKGGGRLLHNCDSTDPQGIMTTSATVPGSSEIACTVTEDPPSRGTVERVSVKVEPKPVAMETAVFKDPVVESGGVRSNCAVYVGPRFDTGNWDSHANICVLSSTYREGVHTDEIGACRRDVFIDLTENDCPSTSGSPISSPSSVGYGRDLDGATCSLPTPIECTSHLELES